Proteins from a genomic interval of Desulfomonilaceae bacterium:
- the glyA gene encoding serine hydroxymethyltransferase gives MSSLQSTDPEVYDIIQQERLRQEYRLELIASENFTSKAVMEAQGSILTNKYAEGYPGRRYYGGCVNVDLIEELARDRAKQIFGMEHANVQPHSGTQANMSVYFSVMGPGDNYLGMDLAHGGHLSMGHPKNFSGKIYHVIPYAVRREDHRIDYDMVRDLAIRFRPRMIIAGASAYPRIIDYSIFGEICKEVDAILMADIAHIAGLVVAGLHPSPAPYADFVTTTTHKTLRGPRGGIVMCRKKWASVLDSCIFPGMQGGPLMHVIAGKAVALKEAATQTFRDYQAQVIRNAQTLAEELMNLGFSIVSGGTDNHLVLVDLTEKNVNGAQAQEILELAGITVNKNTIPFDPLPPGKASGIRIGTPAVTTRAMGTEEMRLIASWISEALDNRSNDIVIGRIKNSVKEMCSKFPLYTETENGM, from the coding sequence ATGAGTTCACTTCAAAGCACTGATCCAGAAGTATATGACATCATTCAGCAGGAAAGGCTGCGGCAAGAATATCGACTTGAATTGATAGCGTCTGAAAACTTCACATCAAAAGCGGTCATGGAAGCCCAAGGCAGCATTCTAACAAACAAATACGCTGAAGGCTATCCTGGTCGTAGATACTATGGAGGCTGTGTCAACGTTGATTTAATCGAGGAACTGGCTAGGGATCGAGCCAAACAAATTTTTGGGATGGAACATGCAAATGTGCAACCCCACTCCGGAACCCAGGCAAATATGTCCGTCTACTTTTCAGTCATGGGCCCGGGAGACAATTATCTCGGTATGGACTTGGCTCACGGTGGCCATTTATCTATGGGGCACCCCAAGAATTTTTCCGGTAAAATTTACCATGTTATTCCCTATGCCGTTCGACGTGAAGATCATCGGATAGATTATGACATGGTCCGGGATCTCGCAATAAGATTTAGACCAAGAATGATTATTGCCGGCGCAAGCGCCTATCCCAGGATCATTGATTATTCTATATTCGGGGAGATATGCAAGGAAGTGGACGCTATTTTGATGGCTGACATCGCTCATATCGCCGGCCTTGTAGTCGCTGGTCTCCATCCTTCCCCCGCTCCGTACGCCGACTTTGTGACTACTACCACCCACAAAACCCTTCGTGGGCCTAGAGGCGGCATCGTGATGTGCCGAAAAAAATGGGCCTCTGTTCTAGACTCCTGCATATTTCCCGGTATGCAAGGAGGCCCTCTTATGCATGTCATCGCCGGCAAGGCCGTAGCTTTGAAAGAAGCCGCCACACAAACATTCAGAGACTACCAGGCGCAAGTTATACGTAATGCTCAGACACTCGCGGAAGAATTGATGAATCTCGGTTTCTCCATAGTATCCGGCGGCACAGACAATCATCTGGTCCTGGTAGATCTCACCGAAAAAAATGTTAATGGGGCTCAAGCTCAGGAAATTCTTGAATTAGCCGGTATTACAGTTAACAAGAATACCATTCCATTTGATCCACTGCCTCCGGGAAAGGCGTCCGGGATAAGAATTGGAACACCAGCGGTTACTACGCGAGCCATGGGAACGGAAGAAATGCGCTTGATAGCGTCTTGGATATCGGAAGCCCTGGACAATCGATCAAATGACATTGTGATAGGACGCATTAAGAACAGTGTTAAAGAAATGTGTAGCAAGTTCCCTCTTTACACTGAAACGGAAAATGGGATGTAA